The following proteins come from a genomic window of Candidatus Bathyarchaeota archaeon:
- a CDS encoding helix-turn-helix domain-containing protein, with protein sequence MSGYPLVSPRPELPEEFRFLCMLHNVGAIKAEGALTIEKIAKWTNKETSTIQEYLRKLEALGYVQSVKRDGANRYHVSVMGIRKVLTLYS encoded by the coding sequence ATGAGTGGGTATCCTCTTGTTTCGCCTCGGCCTGAGCTGCCTGAAGAGTTTCGTTTTTTGTGCATGTTACATAATGTAGGCGCCATTAAAGCTGAAGGGGCGCTCACGATAGAGAAGATTGCAAAGTGGACAAATAAGGAAACTTCTACTATTCAGGAGTATTTGCGTAAGCTTGAGGCGCTCGGGTATGTGCAGTCTGTTAAAAGAGACGGAGCTAACAGATATCATGTTTCTGTGATGGGCATACGAAAAGTATTGACTTTGTACAGTTAA
- a CDS encoding extradiol ring-cleavage dioxygenase, translating to MGITFACIAPHGAKIISQLAGNEIEAFSKTRQGMEKIASLMKKQKIDTIIIATPHNLRLEGNIGIITTEFAEGSLRTDIGSIKMRVQCNRPLAKEVLRCAKECKLPIVGVNYGTDEGLSSCMPMDWGTLIPLWFFGTQLLRPRIVIVTPSREIPIENLEKLGSVIAQAAKKSSEKVAFVASADQAHTHDSKGPYGFHPASTKFDNLVKKAVKENNLGMLLHLEQQLIETAKPDSLWQIAILFGVLHEVPMRGKLISYQAPTYFGMLCAAYMPP from the coding sequence ATGGGAATAACATTCGCTTGCATTGCTCCACATGGAGCAAAGATTATCTCCCAATTAGCGGGCAACGAAATAGAAGCTTTTAGCAAAACAAGGCAAGGAATGGAAAAAATAGCCAGTTTAATGAAAAAGCAGAAAATCGACACCATAATCATCGCAACTCCGCATAATTTGCGACTAGAAGGAAACATTGGAATAATAACAACCGAATTTGCCGAGGGAAGTTTGAGAACAGACATCGGGTCGATTAAAATGCGGGTTCAATGCAACCGACCTTTAGCAAAGGAAGTTTTGCGTTGTGCTAAGGAGTGTAAACTGCCTATTGTAGGGGTCAACTATGGCACCGATGAAGGCCTATCTTCTTGTATGCCTATGGATTGGGGGACATTGATTCCGCTTTGGTTCTTTGGAACTCAACTTCTAAGACCACGCATAGTCATAGTAACTCCATCAAGAGAAATCCCCATAGAGAACTTGGAGAAGTTGGGCAGCGTGATCGCTCAAGCGGCGAAAAAATCCAGCGAAAAAGTTGCTTTTGTAGCCAGTGCCGACCAAGCACACACTCACGATTCAAAGGGACCTTATGGTTTTCATCCAGCATCAACAAAATTCGACAACCTTGTCAAAAAGGCAGTTAAGGAAAACAACCTTGGAATGCTGCTACATTTGGAACAACAACTTATAGAAACCGCAAAACCAGACAGCTTATGGCAGATAGCTATCCTTTTTGGTGTTTTACATGAAGTTCCAATGAGAGGAAAACTAATCTCTTATCAGGCGCCTACGTATTTCGGAATGCTATGCGCTGCATACATGCCACCATAA
- a CDS encoding molybdenum cofactor guanylyltransferase: MSAIVVAGGVSKRFGQDKGLIRLAEKPLVLHVLDTLAPMVDEVVVVVNSEIQEKKFAQVIKQKARIVIDKATVQTPLVGALAGFETIQSGYTLLLACDTPFLSTEILRFLLDVCINKTATIPRWTNGDIEPLQAVYDAKTAAKAAKTALENGKLDMRSMIANMQNIRYISTTVLRQLDSKLITFFNINTLNDLKKAEAMIKHHAY; the protein is encoded by the coding sequence ATGTCAGCAATAGTTGTTGCTGGAGGAGTTTCGAAACGCTTTGGACAGGACAAAGGTTTGATTAGACTGGCTGAAAAACCTCTAGTTCTTCACGTATTGGATACGCTTGCTCCGATGGTTGATGAAGTCGTTGTGGTTGTAAATTCGGAGATACAAGAGAAAAAATTCGCTCAGGTAATCAAGCAAAAAGCTCGCATTGTAATAGACAAAGCAACTGTTCAAACGCCTCTAGTTGGTGCTTTAGCCGGTTTCGAAACTATTCAAAGCGGATATACTCTACTGCTCGCGTGTGACACTCCGTTCTTATCTACTGAAATCCTCCGCTTTCTCTTAGATGTATGCATAAACAAGACTGCAACGATTCCGAGGTGGACAAACGGTGACATCGAACCCCTACAAGCAGTCTACGACGCCAAAACAGCAGCCAAAGCCGCAAAAACCGCTCTGGAAAACGGAAAACTAGATATGCGTTCTATGATAGCAAACATGCAAAACATCCGCTACATCTCCACTACAGTCCTTCGACAACTCGACTCGAAACTCATAACTTTCTTCAACATCAACACACTCAACGACTTGAAAAAAGCAGAGGCAATGATAAAACACCACGCTTATTAG